One segment of Rhodopirellula baltica SH 1 DNA contains the following:
- the arfB gene encoding alternative ribosome rescue aminoacyl-tRNA hydrolase ArfB: MADLPVTSRFVISEADLNWSASRSGGPGGQNVNKVNSKVTLRWKPQPQTGFDEFWCKRFVTQFGTRINKEGEMVLHSEATRDQSRNLADARERLVSMLLGCRLPPKKRNATRPTLGSKRRRLEGKRQQSEKKRLRGKPRVDD, translated from the coding sequence ATGGCTGATTTACCAGTAACAAGTCGTTTTGTCATTTCAGAAGCGGACCTCAATTGGTCGGCGTCGCGAAGTGGCGGTCCGGGCGGACAAAACGTCAACAAAGTCAATTCCAAGGTGACATTGCGCTGGAAGCCGCAGCCGCAGACCGGGTTTGACGAATTTTGGTGCAAACGTTTCGTCACCCAATTCGGAACTCGCATCAACAAAGAAGGCGAAATGGTCCTGCATAGCGAGGCGACTCGGGACCAATCTCGAAATCTTGCCGACGCTCGCGAACGGTTGGTCTCGATGTTGCTGGGATGTCGTTTGCCCCCCAAAAAGCGAAATGCGACACGGCCGACGCTGGGCAGTAAGCGGCGACGGTTGGAAGGAAAGCGACAGCAATCTGAGAAGAAACGGCTGCGTGGAAAACCTCGTGTCGACGATTGA